TCAGTCCGTTTCCGCCTGCCAGATCTCCCGGACCTGCACAACCAGCAAAACCACCGACTCTGTTTTTTGCTATAACAGATTTTACCTGATTTAATGTTACAGTATCCACATCTCCGCCAACAGCCTCGCCAAGCGCTCCGCCGGCATAATTTCCTTTTGCTTCTACTGTATATCCATCATTTACTCCCGTCACCGTTACATGATGCACAGTAAATCCAAGAAAGTTTCCGATTCCAAGCGTATTATTTAAAAGTCCTGTGACATTTGCTGTTGTTACACTTCCGGCAATACCTCCGACACGATTTTCACCTGCCGTAACTGTTTTTAATCCTGTAAGCACATTATCTCTTTGTGCTACGCTACTTGCATCTGCTCCACCATGTTTCCAATAAGGAAGTTTATTTAGATACTCTGTACTGGATTCCGCAATATAGACGCCATCACCGCCACCAAGAATACCACCGGAATAGCTCTTACCAGCCTCAACTGAAACTGATGAACAATCCATGTTACATCCCAAGATTGCTGATGGTGCAATTCCTACAAGTGACAAGAGCATACCTGCTTTTTCCGGATCACTCGACAAAAGACCTGTCAACAAGTCTTTCACTGTTGTTAAAAGGCTTGCATCCTTGACTTCTTTATTTCCAAGGTTTGTAATCCATCCAACTGTTGAAATACCACTCACACCACCGGCATAACTTCCGCTTGCTTTAACTGCAATGCTTCCGCTCGCTCCACAGTTGACTGCATAGCTGTTGGTCTGTGCTCCTACGATACCGCCTTGATAATTTTCACCGGATACAGTGACATTACATCCTGTCAGATTGCAATTTAACAAGATACTCTGCGGTTGCATTACTCGAATAAGTTCAACACCCACATCACTTAACAATCCACGGATTTCCGCATCTCTGCTGATTCCTGCAAAACCTCCGCCGTATTCTTTTGCGGTTACAGAATAACTACTGTTTTTCACAGAGCAGTCAAAGATTCTTGTTCCTACCTGCTGTCCTACAAAACCACCAGCATAATCTTTACCGGCAGCTCCGATAGTTCCTGCCAGATTCTCTACATGACAGTTTTTAATATTTACATTTTTGTATCCAGTAGGAATTAAACTACCAACCGGCAATGCCTTGTCCAGAAGAATTGTGATCAAATCTCCAAGTCCAAGTCCCGGAATTGCATTTAACAATGATGATAATGCATTCACCGTTACTCCAAGAGCTTTCGACAACCCGTCATACTCTGTTACACCTTCTGTATAACCGACAAACCCACCAGTACGGTCATTAATATTCGAAACACTGACTTTTCCTGTCACATCACAGTTTTCAATGGAAACATCTCCCACTAGCCTTCCGGCAAATGCACCTGTTGCATAAATCGTCGGATCCTTTGCTCTTGCATTTAAAAGTGCTGATAATGTATCTTTCAAATTCAGGTTTACGTTTCCAAATGTTAAAACTCCTACTAATAAATCAACTACACCACCTACAAGCCATCCAAGTCCTGATGTGAGTCCACTTATTATGGTCTGAGTGTTTTTATGTTCATTCGTGTTATTTTGTACATTTACATTTTGTAATTCTAGGTTTGATACAGAGACCGTTCCGGCACTGACACCAATGTTGTTTACATTAACCTCATTCGTAACTGTTCCAAAAAAACCAATTCCTATGTACTTAGATCCATCCATTGCATCTGCCTGGTTCACATTCACATTAGAAATTACAGGTTTTCCAGTTGCCAGAATAGTGTTTCCATCCGTAATCATTGTTTGTCCATCTGCTAACTTTGCACCTTTGATATCCCCCGATACCATAAGTGGTGTCCAAAGATCATCTTCTTGATTTGAGTTCACACCATCCTTTGATAAGTCAATATCTCTGAAAATGATGTAATTTGCATTGGATGAATATTTAAGATTGCCGTATTCACTCCTTAATTTATATTTATCTATATTTTTATCAGGAAGACCATTTTCATTGACTCCACAAAATTCACCGGTTCCAACAGTAAGTCCGCCCAGTAACGTCCCTAAAAGACCACCTACGCCTTTAAGCAAACCTGCAAGAATGTTATCGTCGGAAAGGTTTACATTCGCCAGCTTGTATTTACCGTTCTCTACACCGTTTGTTTTATCTTTATAATATAGATATGAGTTTTCTCCTTTGACATTGTCCGGCTTTGGGTTTATAAGACCGTGCGTAGTTGCACCTTCTTTTGCTACAGCATCCAGGCCAAGGTCCGCATCTCCCGGATAATAAGGACTGTAAAAAGGATTGCCACCAAACAGACCAGTTACCAAACCCGGTTTGTAATAAACATACAGTCTAGGAGTTACGCTCTTATTGCTTCCAATCGCCCGCAACTGTGACTCATTTCCGATCAGAATATATTTCTTCCCGGAAACTTCTACATATAGCTGTCCCGGTTTTGTTCTTCCATCTGCATGCTCACCATCTAGCCACTGAACTCCATTCGCCGCTTTTTCTGTCAATTGATCCGCAACCAATTCCGGCTTATCCGAATTAAACTTCTGCGATAACACGTAATTATGAGACTTACTATAAGTCAGATACTCCTGATCTTCTCCATCCGGATAAATCATCTGCCCCATACCAAACTGTGGTGCATCATAATCCATCGACATAACTGGTTCCGTTTCAGATTCTTCCTGTGCAAGTACCATTAACTGATATGGATTGTATATATAGATTGTATCCGTTTCCTTATCATACAGCGTTGGTGTTTCGTTTTCTTCTAGTTTCGTACCTGTGATAGTTCCGGTAAATGAATCCGGTACTAACCACATCTGTTCCGAGTTCATCTGGATGTCATTCATCAAAATGTACTGGGCATCTGCACCGTATTTCAGCTCTGTGCCTTCACTCTTTACTACTTCTCCAGAACCAATCTGTCCATCCTTATCACCTGTGTAAATATAAGCATCTGAACCAATCTGTTTTAATTGTTCATAATTATAAATGCATATTTTACTATCCTTATAATAAGCATCTATATTATCTGTTGATTCCGCTTTAACATTTCCACCGGACGATTCCGATTCGTCATTTTTCGAGTTTTCACTTGTTTCCCCCGATATCTTAGATTCGGATTCCGTGGAGCCATTTATTTCATCTGAAACTGTGGATTCGGTTGATGCTTCATCATTGCTCATATTGGTTTCATCAGAAAGGACCACTTGACTCGTGTTGGTACCCGATGGATTTACATCTGCTGCATCCGCAATATTCACTTGAGAAAATAAGATAGCCATACATAGTATTACTGCGATAATTCTGTTCTCTATTCTTCCTTTTTTCTTCATATCTGGACCTCTAATCGGAATAAAAATTCCTACCATTTACTCAATATTGCATTCTAATATCTAGAATGATTTTTTAGCATAAAATAACTAATTTTATTATAATATCCGTTAAAATTTCTTTCATTTTCATCAAATACCTACTGGACTTTTTCCTTACTCTTCTCTGTTTGATTCTACTTTCTGCACCCACTCTTTTTGCATAGCCGCAGTAAAAAAACATTGAAGCAATTTCATGGAAAACGCTCCACATTCAGCATTTACAATCATCCTTACCGCCTCGGCATGTTTCAGTTTTCGTTTATATGGTCGCTCACTGACCAAAGCATCATAGGCATCCACCAAACCGACCACCTGAGCACAAAGCGGAATCTGATCTCCCTTTAAACCGTCCGGATATCCAGAGCCATCAAATCTCTCATGGTGATGTCGGCAGATTTCATAGCTGTACTTATTCAATTTCTCTGTTGTCATACCATTCGGAAATCTCAATGTCATCTCTGCACCGGTAATTGGATGCTGCTTCACGACTTCCATCTCGTCTATCGTTAATTTCCCATTTTTATTCAATATTTCTATCGGTACCCGGATTTTACCAATATCATGGATTGGTGCCAGGTGTGATACATTTTCAATCTCTTCTTCGGTAATTCCATATTCCGGATAATTTTTCTGCAGTTGGCGATAAACCTGCTCCGTATAAAAACTAATATCATCCTGATGTTCCTTTTCCACCAGATTATTGTGATTCAATACCGCAACAAGCAAAGAAACCATATCCCAATACTGTTTCGTGATATTCTTTTCTTTCTTCCGCAATTCCTGTTCCATATTAACAATCGTATCTGGAATGACCTTCGCATTATGTAATGTGAGAATGGCAATATTCTCCGTCTCATCTACATATCTTTTTGCTTCCATCCAAATATAAGAATCTGCTTCATTATCACATATTCTGCGGTAGGACATATCATCTTCCATACAGCCGTCTACTAAGTGTTCCGTAAGCTTTTCGCTTGTCAAAAATCGTCTTAACTTCTGGCGATCCTGTTCATATACATATTGTTCTGTGTACTTCCTTATAAACTCATCATAGGTAGCTGAATCACTTACTTTATCATAGACTTCATGTACGTGGGAATAAATACATTCATATGTTTGATCCTTTAAATTCAATTTTATAACTACATAAAAACGTCCAAAATATTCATCTTTGCCCGGTTGAATAATATCTGATATTTTCACATTTTCCAGCCTGTTATTATAAGTGTTCTGCAGATCCAGTAACACCTTATGTACCTTGCAGCAATCTGAATAATTTCTGGAACAGTATCCGTCCTTCTCCAGACATCTGCTAATTGCCATTGTTGACTCTGTACAGTTAATAACGTCCATAAGAGAAATTTCTTCCGGTCGTTTTTCCAGCATATAGCCTCCATTCGATCCCTCTGCCGCTTTAACAATTTCTTTTTCTTTTAATTGCTTTGTTATTTTAGGAATGTAACTTGCCGGAATATTTAATTCACGAGATAGTTCTGCTGTAGTTATTACCTTATTTTCTGATGCTAGATAACATACGATTCTAATGGCATAATCCGTTGTATTTGTAAGCTGCATAATGTCACCCTCTCTATCCGTCCCCAATAATGATTTTTATCCTGAACATTTTTCTTGTTTCTTTCATTGTAAAAAGGAAGAATCATACTTTCAGGTTCTTCACTTCACAAGCACAATTCTTCCTTTTTGCCTTAATGATATTTTCTTTTTACTTTTCTGAAAAATACCATGCTTCCAATGCCAATCAGTAAAACCACAATCAGCATCATAATCCAGCTATTATTCTGAATATTTCTTCCGGTTACGGGCGGTGCCACGGTTGATGTATTTGTAAATTGGATATCTTCCGTTCCTGTTGCTGCCATTGTAAATGATGCTGCTTCTCCAACGGTTTTCGATCCACCATTTATCGAGTATGACACCTCGAAGTTTGTTCCCGGTGCTGTCTCCGTAACGGTATATGTCCATCCTGTCGGTAAGCAACTGATATCTACAGATTCATCTTTTTTCAATGTAAAGGCTGCCTGATTATTTGTGAAAGTCAGTTTTTCTGCTGTTCCATTTCCTTTTTCAATAACAGCTGAAAGATATCTTCTCCCAGTGTCGTTTCCTGTCTGGGAAGCTGTTTCTCATTATTCTGTTCTTTCTCAACCTGTTTCTTTTTCATGATTCATTCCTGCTTCATATCAACTTAGATAATCAAGGTATTCTTTTATGTACTGGTTAAAGTATAGCACTTGTTTTTTGCAAAAATAATACAGAAAATAGGAAGATATTTTCACGTTTTACTACAAAAAGTTTGTAGTTATCGATTCTTTGCACAAAAAAAGAAACCATACCGTGAAGATATAGTTTCTCCTGAAATTACAGTGTTTCTGCCATTTTAAAAAGAACAATTCCATTTCTGACAGCTAGCATTTCTGCCGAGTTTTTAAAATCAATTCCTGAAATATCTTTAATTTTTTTCAACCTGGAAGAAAGTGTACGATAATTCACATACAGTTTTTCCGCCGCCTTATTCGCACTCTTATCACAGTCCAGATACGCCTGCAACGTTTCAATCAGTTCTCCATCATGTTCTTTATCATACCAATATAATTTCACAAGTGACTCTGGCACATATTCCATCAGTTCATCACGATTTTTGATTTTTTCAAAAATCTGGAAAAAACCGAGCTTAGAAAAATCGGCTACCGATATATTCTTATCACCATAGAGATATCTGAGCATATCCATATAGTCTATGATTTTCTTTGAATCCTTAAAAGATTTTTTCAAATCTCCATATCCATTAACAATACTTCCAATGCCAATCTGAAAATCCGTTGTCTTATTTCTGTGAAAAATCTGCTTCTGTACTGTCTGATATAATTTTTCCATTTCTTCCCGGAACCCTGCTTGTGTTTCCCCAGGCTTAATTTCATGAATACACACAATCTGATTCAGATTCCGGTAAATATGTTCATCCGGAAGTAATCTCTGAATCTCGCCTTCTATCACTCCGATTTCTTCTAATTCTTCTTTTGTATAATAATCTTCGCTATTGCTTGAAATCGTATGAAAACTTACCACACAATATTGAGCTGTATCTTTCAACTTTAGCATTCTTGCAGCTTTACTCAATTCATCGCCCGTTAATAAACCATTAAGCAAGCTATATCCAATATCTCGTTGATATTTTTTTTCTATCTGATTTTGAGCATATGTTCCCATAAAACTATACTGTAAAGTAAAAACAGCATTTTCCAATGCCATATAGTCCAGTATTGTTAATGGCATATTCACTTCCGTGACTACCAAATAAACTTCTACCCGGCCTAACACATGTATTTTTGTAATATATTGCGTATGCTCTTTTCTCTGTTTTTTGTATTCAAATCTGGTAACAATATCCGGTTTATATTTCTCAACATTTTTCTCAAATACAAAATCAGACAGATCCTGCGTTGTGGACGCACAGCAAGTTAAGTTACTATCTATAAATGAGCAAGTTCGTGATTTTGCATAAAAGAAAGACACCTCGATTCCATGTGTTGTATAATGAAAGTGCCAAAACAAACATTTGCAACATTTACGAAAGAAGGTGTCTCTCGCAAATACTATACATCATTCCTCATTCATATACAACCAGTTTAAAAAATTAAACTTATGCAAATTTTATTCGAACCGAGTAATAAACCATCTTATGAGTATCCTAATCAGTATTTTCATTTCAGGATATCATGGAAAAACTACGGACTTTGCTAAAAACAGTTCCTGCCACAGAACGACGATTGCCCATTTTCTCAATTCCGGAAAATGGGATGATTCATTACTTTCAGATACGTTAAAATGCTCTGTCATTGAGATTATTTATTCAGAAGCAGCACGCACCGGAAAGCCTGTTTTCCGCATTGTGGACGATACGATTGCTTCAAAGACAAAGCCTTCGTCACGGGCTTTACATCCGATTGAAGATGCGTATTTTCACCAATCCCATTTAAAGGGAAAACAGGACTACGGGCATCAGGCAGTTGCTGTTATGCTTTCCTGCAATGGCATTGTTCTGAACTATGCTTTTGTAATGTACAATAAGTCAATTTCCAAGATTGACATTGTACAAAGCATTGCAAAGGAGCTGCCTGTTCCACCGGTAATGTCCTATTTTCTTTGCGACTGCTGGTATGTTTCTGAAAAGATAATCAATACCTTTGCACAGAGAGGATTCCATACCATCGGTGCTTTGAAAACAAACCGTTTGCTGTATCCATCGGGAATGAAAAAGAAACTTCGTGAACTGGCCGCCGAATTGTCTGTTACACATCGTGAATTTGACCTTGTGACAGTCAAAAAACGAAACTATTATGTGTACCGGTACGAGGGAAACCTCAACGGCATAGAAAATGCGGTAGTTCTTTTGAGTTATCCGGAAAAAGCATTTGGTAATCCCAAAGCATTGCGTGCTTTCATCAGTACAAACGCAGCCCTATCTACACAGGAGATTCTTTCCTGGTATGTGTGTCGATGGCCGATTGAAGTATTTTTCCGCCAGTGTAAGGATAAACTGGCACTGGACAGCTATCAGATACGCTCTGCACAGGGAATCAAAAGGTACTGGCTGCTTATGTCACTGGCACATTTCATGTGTGCAGTGGGTACTGGTAGGTTCTGTTCGTTTGAAACTGGATATCACGAAATCTGTGATACCATTCAGCTGGAAAAGTATCGTTATCTTTTTCAATGCGCAAAGGAAAGCAATGATTTTGATTCATTTATGAAATTCGCAGTGTAGTTTTGTGCAATTTTTCAAATTTGCTCATTTATAGTTACTATAATATAACGCTACCGGATTGCCAATCATGGAAGACAATAGAAACAAAATATTTTTAGTTGGATCTTCAAAATTCTCTCCATCCAATAACATGTTAGAAATATTGTCGTGTGTCAATTTGAAATAAATCAACCGTGCGATATTTTCATCATAGATCTGCAGAATAACATATTTTATAATACCCCAATAATACTCATCTTCCGAAATTTCTATCACTGGAATATTACGTTCCGAACAAAACTTTAATAAAATATCATAATAATTGACTTTCTGTACCATGTCCGGATGCTGCTTTATAATAAATCCACTGACCTGTTTCTTCTCCAGTTCATTCAAATGTTTCCGAAACTCTCTCTCCGTTTCTCCGAAATACACTTTCATATTTGTAAGAAGAAGCTCTCCTCCAGTCAGATATCTTTCCATATCTTCTATTTCGATAATTCGTATACCTTTAATTTCCTGATTCAGATTTTCTTTACATATCACTAATCTCATATCAGGAAATTGTTTCGATTCTAATAATTGTTTTACCGTATAAGCCATTCAGCACCTCGTCAAATTCGTCTTTTGTTGTCTACATTGGTTGTACCAGCATCTGATGTTGTGTTTTCAAAAGTGGCATAAGTAAACAGTATAATTATACCCTCCCCCGAAATTTTCTGTCAATTTCTTCATGCGTATAAAATGCATATTTTATATAGATTCAAATAAAAAAGATAGCTCGCATCTTTGTCGAACTGTCCATTACTTCTTCAGGCTGCGGATAAAAGTCATAAAAATTTCTCTTTCCTTCTCATCCAAGCCATCCCAAATCTCAAGTATTTCTTTTTGCTCTTTTGTCAGATCCAATCTGCTTTCATCATCTGAAAAAAATTGTGCGATTGTAATTTCAAATGCATCACATATTTTTTCCAGATTAGCCATCGTCGGCATACTCTTCTGATTCAGCATATTTCCCAGAGCCGTCTGCGTTATTCCTGTAAGCTGAGCTAACCTATATTTTGTATATCCTCGCTTCCGGCATAGTTCCGCAATTCTTAACGGAATATACTCTTCCACACACAAGTATATACACCTCTCTTCTAGTCTATGATACCAATATTGTACCTGTTGACCAGAAGATTTATTAGACATTTATTTATTGATTATATACTCTTGTACACAAGACTATTTAAGTAAAAAAATATAGCTAGTATAACGAATATTAAATAATTGCTATATTAAATTGATACTGCTTCCTCTTCACTGATTTCATCCATTTTATACTTCCAGTGATAAACCACGGGTTCACGGTTCACTTCGTCAAAGTACTTGTAAATTCGTTCTTCCAACTCCTGTTTGGTATTGACACGAATTCCTCGAAGCATCTGTCTGGTCATCTTGCTGAAGAAGCTTTCAATCATGTTTAACCATGAGCCTTGTTTTGGTGTAAACACAAATTTAAAACGTCCCTTTGGCATAGTATCCAGAAAGCGCCGTGTTTCTTTGGAAGTATGTGCAGAATGATTATCCAGGATGATCCGAATGGTATCCTGTGATGGATATTTTTTGTCCAGTATCTTTAAAAACTCAATAAAATCAGAACTCTTATGGGTCTCACTTACTAACGGAATTGCTTCTCCAGTGAGTAAATCAATGCCAGCCAGTAAAGAGAGCGTTCCCAGACGTTTGTATTCTGCATCACGATATACTTC
This window of the Mediterraneibacter gnavus ATCC 29149 genome carries:
- a CDS encoding Rrf2 family transcriptional regulator, with translation MQLTNTTDYAIRIVCYLASENKVITTAELSRELNIPASYIPKITKQLKEKEIVKAAEGSNGGYMLEKRPEEISLMDVINCTESTMAISRCLEKDGYCSRNYSDCCKVHKVLLDLQNTYNNRLENVKISDIIQPGKDEYFGRFYVVIKLNLKDQTYECIYSHVHEVYDKVSDSATYDEFIRKYTEQYVYEQDRQKLRRFLTSEKLTEHLVDGCMEDDMSYRRICDNEADSYIWMEAKRYVDETENIAILTLHNAKVIPDTIVNMEQELRKKEKNITKQYWDMVSLLVAVLNHNNLVEKEHQDDISFYTEQVYRQLQKNYPEYGITEEEIENVSHLAPIHDIGKIRVPIEILNKNGKLTIDEMEVVKQHPITGAEMTLRFPNGMTTEKLNKYSYEICRHHHERFDGSGYPDGLKGDQIPLCAQVVGLVDAYDALVSERPYKRKLKHAEAVRMIVNAECGAFSMKLLQCFFTAAMQKEWVQKVESNREE
- a CDS encoding LPXTG cell wall anchor domain-containing protein; its protein translation is MKKDESVDISCLPTGWTYTVTETAPGTNFEVSYSINGGSKTVGEAASFTMAATGTEDIQFTNTSTVAPPVTGRNIQNNSWIMMLIVVLLIGIGSMVFFRKVKRKYH
- a CDS encoding PucR family transcriptional regulator codes for the protein MPLTILDYMALENAVFTLQYSFMGTYAQNQIEKKYQRDIGYSLLNGLLTGDELSKAARMLKLKDTAQYCVVSFHTISSNSEDYYTKEELEEIGVIEGEIQRLLPDEHIYRNLNQIVCIHEIKPGETQAGFREEMEKLYQTVQKQIFHRNKTTDFQIGIGSIVNGYGDLKKSFKDSKKIIDYMDMLRYLYGDKNISVADFSKLGFFQIFEKIKNRDELMEYVPESLVKLYWYDKEHDGELIETLQAYLDCDKSANKAAEKLYVNYRTLSSRLKKIKDISGIDFKNSAEMLAVRNGIVLFKMAETL
- a CDS encoding transposase produces the protein MSILISIFISGYHGKTTDFAKNSSCHRTTIAHFLNSGKWDDSLLSDTLKCSVIEIIYSEAARTGKPVFRIVDDTIASKTKPSSRALHPIEDAYFHQSHLKGKQDYGHQAVAVMLSCNGIVLNYAFVMYNKSISKIDIVQSIAKELPVPPVMSYFLCDCWYVSEKIINTFAQRGFHTIGALKTNRLLYPSGMKKKLRELAAELSVTHREFDLVTVKKRNYYVYRYEGNLNGIENAVVLLSYPEKAFGNPKALRAFISTNAALSTQEILSWYVCRWPIEVFFRQCKDKLALDSYQIRSAQGIKRYWLLMSLAHFMCAVGTGRFCSFETGYHEICDTIQLEKYRYLFQCAKESNDFDSFMKFAV
- a CDS encoding PucR family transcriptional regulator ligand-binding domain-containing protein, which codes for MAYTVKQLLESKQFPDMRLVICKENLNQEIKGIRIIEIEDMERYLTGGELLLTNMKVYFGETEREFRKHLNELEKKQVSGFIIKQHPDMVQKVNYYDILLKFCSERNIPVIEISEDEYYWGIIKYVILQIYDENIARLIYFKLTHDNISNMLLDGENFEDPTKNILFLLSSMIGNPVALYYSNYK